A single region of the Changchengzhania lutea genome encodes:
- a CDS encoding dihydrolipoamide acetyltransferase family protein, translating into MAKFELKLPKMGESVAEATITSWLKEVGDTIELDEAVLEIATDKVDSEVPSEVDGILLEKLFNVDDVVQVGQVIAVIETDGEDREATPDKKEEDEDIVETKAVETVRETLVNAQATVAAVKSSDERFYSPLVKNIAKQEGVSQNELDAISGTGKDGRVTKNDILEYIESRGTSKAETRTETKPAAPSKLQDQPKQNAAPIVASGDDEIIELSRMGKMIAHHMVASVQTSAHVQSFIEADVTNIWNWRKKVKDGFMKREGENLTFTPIFMEAIAKALRDFPMMNISLQGDTIVKKKNINLGMAAALPDGNLIVPVIKNADQLNLVGITKQVNDLAKRARIGKLKPDDTQGGTYTVTNVGTFGSIMGTPIINQPQVGILALGAIRKVPAVIETPEGDFIGIRYRMYLSHSYDHRVVNGALGGQFVQAVKNYLEAWDSNREI; encoded by the coding sequence ATGGCAAAGTTTGAACTCAAATTACCGAAAATGGGAGAGAGTGTTGCAGAAGCAACCATAACCTCTTGGTTAAAAGAAGTTGGAGATACTATAGAACTTGATGAAGCTGTTTTAGAAATCGCTACAGATAAGGTGGATAGTGAAGTGCCCAGTGAAGTGGATGGGATTTTGCTTGAGAAATTATTTAACGTTGATGATGTGGTGCAGGTAGGGCAAGTAATTGCTGTAATTGAAACCGATGGTGAAGACAGAGAGGCAACACCAGATAAAAAGGAAGAAGATGAAGATATAGTTGAAACCAAAGCTGTGGAAACTGTTCGAGAAACTTTAGTCAATGCCCAAGCAACTGTGGCAGCAGTTAAGTCCAGTGATGAGCGTTTTTATTCACCTTTGGTTAAAAATATAGCAAAACAGGAAGGCGTCTCTCAAAATGAGTTAGATGCTATTTCTGGTACAGGTAAAGATGGGAGAGTTACAAAAAACGATATTCTTGAATACATTGAGTCAAGAGGAACGTCGAAAGCTGAAACGCGTACAGAAACTAAACCTGCTGCGCCGTCCAAATTGCAAGACCAACCAAAACAAAACGCAGCTCCAATTGTTGCGAGTGGAGACGATGAAATAATCGAGCTTTCCAGAATGGGCAAAATGATTGCACATCATATGGTCGCATCTGTACAAACTTCTGCGCATGTGCAAAGTTTTATAGAGGCAGATGTAACGAATATATGGAATTGGAGAAAGAAGGTTAAAGATGGCTTTATGAAGCGTGAAGGGGAAAACCTTACGTTTACGCCTATTTTTATGGAAGCGATTGCAAAGGCACTTCGCGATTTTCCTATGATGAATATTTCTTTGCAAGGGGATACCATTGTAAAAAAGAAAAATATCAATCTGGGTATGGCCGCGGCGCTTCCAGATGGTAATTTAATTGTTCCTGTAATTAAAAATGCAGATCAGCTCAATCTCGTTGGAATAACAAAACAGGTCAACGATTTGGCTAAGCGTGCTAGAATTGGTAAATTAAAACCAGATGATACCCAAGGTGGTACGTATACTGTAACCAATGTTGGTACCTTTGGTAGTATCATGGGGACACCAATTATTAATCAACCACAAGTAGGGATATTGGCTTTAGGCGCTATAAGAAAAGTGCCTGCGGTTATTGAAACACCAGAAGGTGATTTTATTGGGATTCGTTATAGAATGTATTTGTCACACTCCTACGATCACCGCGTAGTAAATGGTGCATTAGGCGGTCAATTTGTTCAAGCCGTTAAAAATTATTTAGAAGCTTGGGATTCTAATCGAGAAATATAA
- the rimO gene encoding 30S ribosomal protein S12 methylthiotransferase RimO: MRTKSLKKNRINVVTLGCSKNVYDSEVLMGQLKASGKDVVHEEEGNIVVINTCGFIKNAKEESVNTILEYVQKKDDGDVDKVFVTGCLSERYKPDLLKEIPNVDEYFGTTELPGLLKALGADYKHELIGERLTTTPKNYAYLKIAEGCDRPCSFCAIPIMRGKHRSTPIEDIVIEAEKLAANGVKELILIAQDLTYYGLDLYKKRNLAELLGALVKVEGVEWIRLHYAFPTGFPMDVLDVMNREPKVCNYIDIPLQHISDSILKSMRRGTTKEKTTKLLQDFRAAVPNMTIRTTLIVGYPGETEEDYQTLKQWVIDMRFERLGCFTYSHEENTHAYNLVDDVPEDIKMARANEIMEIQSQISWELNQAKIGQVLKVVIDRKEGQYFVGRTEFDSPDVDNEVLISATDTYLKTGEFTRVKITEAEDFDLYAEVTASL, from the coding sequence ATGAGAACAAAGTCTTTAAAGAAGAATAGAATAAACGTAGTGACCTTAGGTTGCAGCAAGAACGTTTACGATAGTGAGGTTTTAATGGGGCAATTAAAAGCTAGTGGTAAGGACGTAGTGCATGAAGAAGAAGGCAATATAGTAGTCATTAATACCTGTGGTTTTATAAAAAATGCTAAAGAGGAAAGTGTGAATACCATCTTGGAGTATGTTCAGAAAAAAGATGATGGTGATGTGGATAAGGTATTTGTAACCGGTTGTTTAAGCGAGCGGTATAAACCAGATTTACTAAAGGAAATCCCGAATGTTGATGAATACTTTGGTACTACAGAACTTCCCGGATTATTAAAGGCGCTTGGAGCCGATTATAAACATGAACTGATTGGAGAACGGTTAACCACGACTCCTAAAAATTATGCCTATTTAAAAATAGCTGAAGGCTGTGACAGACCATGTAGTTTCTGCGCCATTCCCATTATGCGAGGTAAACATAGAAGCACGCCTATTGAGGATATCGTTATCGAAGCTGAAAAATTAGCAGCAAATGGCGTTAAAGAACTCATTTTAATTGCACAAGATTTAACCTACTATGGTTTAGATTTATATAAAAAAAGAAACTTAGCAGAATTACTAGGGGCTTTGGTAAAAGTTGAAGGTGTGGAGTGGATTCGTTTACATTATGCCTTTCCAACAGGATTCCCAATGGATGTCTTAGACGTCATGAATAGGGAACCTAAAGTTTGCAATTATATAGATATTCCGTTACAGCATATTTCAGATTCAATTCTAAAAAGTATGCGCCGTGGGACTACTAAGGAAAAAACCACGAAACTACTCCAAGATTTTAGAGCGGCAGTACCCAACATGACCATTAGAACGACTCTAATAGTTGGATATCCTGGAGAAACTGAAGAAGATTATCAAACCCTAAAGCAATGGGTTATAGATATGCGTTTTGAACGTTTAGGCTGTTTTACGTATAGCCATGAAGAGAATACCCATGCCTATAATTTGGTGGACGATGTGCCAGAGGATATCAAAATGGCGCGCGCCAATGAAATTATGGAAATACAATCACAGATTTCATGGGAATTGAATCAGGCCAAAATCGGACAAGTATTAAAGGTGGTTATTGATAGAAAAGAAGGTCAATATTTTGTTGGAAGAACAGAATTTGATTCCCCAGATGTTGATAACGAGGTTTTAATTAGCGCGACAGACACGTATCTAAAAACAGGCGAGTTTACAAGGGTTAAAATTACTGAAGCCGAAGATTTCGATTTGTATGCGGAAGTTACTGCATCATTATAG
- a CDS encoding Hpt domain-containing protein, whose product MEQHYKLYRVRELADNDEAFIGALAEAFLEEVPEDAERLKKAVAEKDYYNAYQAAHKMKPTIDLFELGVLDILIEVQDWGKFEKKDLDVTAQLETIINAVENAVSEIRSDFKL is encoded by the coding sequence ATGGAGCAACATTATAAATTATATAGGGTACGTGAACTGGCAGATAACGATGAAGCATTCATAGGTGCTTTAGCCGAAGCATTTTTAGAAGAAGTGCCAGAAGATGCTGAACGATTAAAAAAAGCGGTAGCAGAAAAAGATTATTATAATGCCTACCAAGCAGCTCATAAAATGAAACCAACCATCGATTTATTTGAACTTGGAGTACTCGATATTTTAATTGAAGTTCAAGATTGGGGTAAATTTGAAAAGAAGGATTTAGATGTTACTGCTCAGCTAGAAACCATTATCAACGCTGTAGAAAACGCTGTTTCTGAGATAAGATCAGACTTCAAGTTATAA
- a CDS encoding carboxypeptidase-like regulatory domain-containing protein: MKNKIILSCVVLGFFFICNLQNLNAQNNDSFEAFKGSVLDSATKVPLIFSDIVVNGSNISTITNNEGEFVLKIPNNLLTETLIISHLGYQTTQIKISDLENQQTILLAPAVTTLAEVNIFNSKYENDAKGLFLAMLKKKSDLYSNGNTLMTGFYRETIKKRRRNASLSEAVVQIHKQPYTNLKRDAIELVKARKNTNYSRLDTIAIKLQGGPFSNLYTDIIKYPEFIFTKEDILLYDFSFDTPIQSNQNMVYVVNFKQKPNIYTPLYYGKLYIDSKSLALTNAVYSLNVENRELSSQMYVRKKPRKVDVYPTEASYRVNYRTKNGKWHYAYSNISLTFKVNWKGKLFNSVYTLNSEMAITDWKPIDTRIAKTRGNMLRPTTILTDKVSGFSDPEFWGEYNIIEPEKSIESAIKKIQKQLKRT, from the coding sequence ATGAAAAACAAGATAATCTTATCATGCGTGGTCTTAGGTTTTTTTTTCATATGTAATTTACAAAACCTAAATGCCCAAAACAATGACTCCTTTGAAGCGTTTAAAGGAAGCGTTTTAGATAGTGCTACCAAAGTGCCTTTAATTTTTAGTGATATTGTCGTTAATGGTTCAAATATCAGCACTATAACAAACAATGAGGGTGAGTTTGTATTAAAAATTCCGAATAATCTTTTAACCGAAACTTTAATAATCTCTCATTTAGGATATCAAACGACACAGATAAAGATTTCCGATTTAGAAAACCAGCAAACCATTCTATTGGCACCAGCGGTCACAACTCTGGCTGAAGTAAACATTTTCAATTCTAAATATGAGAACGATGCTAAAGGCTTATTTCTAGCCATGCTGAAAAAGAAAAGCGATCTTTACAGTAATGGTAACACACTAATGACCGGGTTTTACAGGGAAACCATTAAAAAAAGACGTCGAAACGCCTCATTATCTGAAGCCGTGGTTCAAATACACAAACAGCCCTATACAAATCTTAAAAGAGACGCCATAGAGTTAGTAAAGGCGAGAAAGAACACCAATTACTCGCGCCTAGATACGATTGCCATAAAACTACAAGGTGGTCCGTTTAGTAATTTGTATACCGACATTATCAAATACCCTGAATTTATATTCACAAAAGAAGATATTCTGCTTTATGACTTTAGCTTTGATACGCCAATTCAATCCAATCAAAATATGGTTTATGTAGTTAACTTTAAACAAAAACCAAATATCTATACACCATTGTATTACGGCAAATTATATATAGATTCTAAAAGCTTAGCGCTTACAAATGCTGTGTACAGCCTGAATGTTGAAAACAGGGAGTTATCTAGCCAAATGTATGTGCGCAAGAAACCTAGGAAAGTCGATGTGTATCCAACTGAGGCTTCCTATCGTGTGAATTACAGAACTAAAAACGGTAAATGGCATTATGCTTACAGCAACATATCCCTAACCTTTAAAGTGAACTGGAAGGGTAAACTTTTTAATAGTGTTTATACCCTCAATAGTGAAATGGCTATTACAGATTGGAAACCTATAGACACGCGAATAGCAAAAACAAGAGGGAATATGCTAAGACCTACAACAATTCTGACCGATAAAGTTTCTGGTTTCTCAGATCCTGAATTTTGGGGAGAATATAATATTATAGAACCAGAGAAATCTATTGAGTCTGCCATAAAAAAAATACAAAAGCAATTGAAAAGGACTTAA
- the rpmB gene encoding 50S ribosomal protein L28 — protein MSRVCELTGKKAMVGNNVSHALNRTKRKFNANLLKKRFYIPENDSWVTLKVSTSALKTINKIGISAAIKEAKSKGFLK, from the coding sequence ATGTCTAGAGTTTGTGAACTTACAGGAAAGAAGGCAATGGTTGGAAACAACGTGTCTCATGCATTAAACAGAACCAAGCGCAAATTTAATGCGAATTTATTAAAGAAACGTTTTTACATTCCAGAAAATGACAGTTGGGTAACTCTAAAAGTTTCAACATCTGCTTTAAAGACTATTAATAAAATTGGTATTTCTGCAGCAATTAAAGAAGCAAAATCTAAAGGATTTTTAAAATAA
- a CDS encoding DUF4295 domain-containing protein, whose translation MAKKSVASLQTGSKRLAKAVKMVKSPKTGAYMFVESIMAPERVNDFLSKK comes from the coding sequence ATGGCAAAGAAATCAGTAGCATCGTTACAGACAGGATCTAAAAGACTAGCAAAAGCTGTAAAAATGGTGAAGTCTCCCAAAACAGGAGCTTATATGTTTGTAGAATCCATTATGGCACCAGAACGTGTTAACGACTTTTTAAGTAAAAAGTAA
- a CDS encoding 3'-5' exonuclease encodes MQLNLTKPICFFDLETTGVNISKDRIVEISILKVFPNGTEERKTWLVNPEMEIPEEVIAIHGITNEKVANELTFKELAKCVYNMIKDSDLGGFNSNRFDIPLLAEEMLRAEIDFDMKNRLAVDVQTIFHKKEQRTLSAAYKFYCNQNLEDAHSAEADTNATFEVLKAQIEKYDDLENDTKFLAEFSSRRKFADFAGFISYNKNGEECFSFGKHKGKLITDVLETEPGYFGWLLNADFPLYTKKVLTAIKLRSFNNKLG; translated from the coding sequence ATGCAACTCAACCTCACAAAACCCATCTGTTTTTTTGATTTAGAAACAACGGGTGTCAATATATCAAAAGATAGAATAGTAGAAATTTCGATTCTTAAAGTTTTTCCCAACGGCACCGAAGAACGCAAAACGTGGTTGGTAAATCCAGAAATGGAAATTCCAGAGGAAGTCATTGCCATACATGGTATTACTAATGAAAAAGTTGCCAATGAGCTCACTTTTAAGGAATTAGCGAAATGTGTTTATAATATGATTAAAGACTCTGACTTAGGGGGATTTAATTCTAACCGATTCGATATCCCTTTGTTGGCAGAAGAAATGTTACGTGCTGAGATTGATTTTGATATGAAAAATCGTTTAGCTGTAGATGTACAAACCATTTTTCATAAAAAGGAACAACGCACTCTAAGTGCAGCGTATAAGTTTTATTGCAATCAAAACTTAGAAGACGCGCACAGTGCCGAGGCAGATACAAATGCCACATTTGAAGTGTTAAAGGCCCAAATTGAAAAGTATGACGATTTAGAGAACGATACCAAGTTTTTGGCTGAATTTAGTTCTAGAAGAAAGTTTGCAGATTTTGCTGGATTTATCAGTTATAATAAAAATGGGGAGGAATGTTTTTCTTTCGGAAAGCATAAAGGAAAACTCATTACAGATGTTTTGGAAACAGAACCAGGGTACTTTGGTTGGTTGCTTAATGCGGATTTTCCGCTGTATACCAAAAAGGTGTTAACAGCTATTAAATTGAGAAGTTTCAACAATAAGTTAGGATAG
- the rpmG gene encoding 50S ribosomal protein L33: MAKRGNRIQVILECTEHKETGKPGTSRYITTKNKKNTPDRMEIKKFNPILKRMTVHKEIK; encoded by the coding sequence ATGGCAAAGAGAGGTAATAGAATACAAGTAATATTAGAGTGTACTGAGCACAAAGAAACTGGAAAACCAGGAACTTCAAGATACATTACTACTAAGAATAAAAAGAATACGCCAGATAGAATGGAGATTAAGAAATTTAATCCTATCCTAAAACGTATGACTGTTCACAAAGAAATTAAATAA
- the ftsY gene encoding signal recognition particle-docking protein FtsY: MSFFKNIFSSEKKETLDKGLEKSKSTFFGKLSKAVAGKSKVDDEVLDNLEEVLVSSDVGVNTTLKIIDRIEARVSQDKYLGTDELNQILREEIAGLLSETNVGEETDFTIPKDKRPYVIMVVGVNGVGKTTTIGKLAYQFKKQGLNVVLGAADTFRAAAIDQLQVWADRVDVPLVKQSMGSDPASVAFDTLQSAVTQNADVVIIDTAGRLHNKVNLMNELTKVKRVMQKVVEDTPNDVLLVLDGSTGQNAFEQAKQFTAATEVTSLAVTKLDGTAKGGVVIGISDQFKIPVKYIGVGEGIEDLQVFNKFEFVDSFFK; the protein is encoded by the coding sequence ATGAGTTTTTTTAAAAACATATTTTCATCAGAAAAAAAGGAAACCCTAGATAAAGGTTTAGAAAAATCAAAATCAACTTTTTTTGGTAAACTAAGTAAAGCAGTTGCTGGAAAATCTAAGGTAGACGATGAGGTTTTAGATAATTTAGAGGAAGTTTTAGTGTCTAGTGATGTGGGTGTAAATACGACTTTAAAAATTATTGATAGAATAGAGGCCCGTGTGTCTCAAGATAAATATCTAGGAACGGATGAACTAAATCAAATCCTAAGAGAAGAAATAGCAGGACTGTTATCTGAGACCAATGTAGGTGAAGAAACAGATTTTACAATTCCTAAAGATAAACGACCCTATGTCATTATGGTAGTTGGTGTTAATGGCGTTGGTAAAACTACAACAATAGGTAAATTAGCCTATCAATTTAAAAAGCAAGGATTAAATGTTGTTTTGGGAGCAGCCGATACGTTTAGAGCGGCCGCTATAGACCAACTCCAGGTTTGGGCAGACCGGGTTGATGTGCCTTTGGTGAAGCAATCTATGGGAAGTGACCCTGCATCAGTCGCTTTCGATACCTTGCAAAGTGCGGTTACCCAAAATGCAGATGTTGTCATCATAGACACGGCAGGTCGTTTGCACAATAAGGTAAACTTAATGAATGAGCTTACCAAGGTAAAACGTGTGATGCAAAAAGTAGTCGAGGATACTCCAAATGATGTACTATTGGTTTTAGATGGCTCCACTGGGCAAAATGCATTTGAACAGGCTAAACAGTTTACAGCGGCCACAGAGGTTACATCTTTAGCAGTGACCAAATTAGATGGGACTGCAAAAGGAGGCGTGGTGATTGGAATTTCAGACCAATTTAAAATTCCTGTTAAATATATCGGCGTAGGAGAAGGTATTGAAGATTTGCAAGTGTTTAATAAATTTGAGTTTGTAGATTCGTTTTTTAAATAG
- a CDS encoding fumarylacetoacetate hydrolase family protein translates to MKLICIGRNYTDHIVELENEKPTDPVVFLKPDTAILLKKQPFFIPDFSDDVHHEVEVLVKINRVGKYINKQFAHKYYSEIGLGIDFTARDLQKSLKKKGLPWEKAKSFDGAAVIGKWISVKDIEDVNAIDFSLKKNEKIVQSGNTSHMLWEIDEIIEYVSKYFTLKIGDIIFTGTPSGVGRVIANDKLKGFIEDKEMFSITVK, encoded by the coding sequence ATGAAACTTATCTGCATCGGTCGGAATTATACAGACCATATCGTTGAATTAGAAAATGAAAAGCCAACAGACCCAGTGGTATTTCTAAAGCCGGACACGGCAATTCTTCTTAAAAAGCAACCGTTTTTTATTCCAGATTTCTCAGATGATGTACATCATGAAGTCGAGGTTTTGGTGAAAATTAATCGCGTTGGTAAATATATTAATAAGCAATTTGCACATAAATATTATAGTGAGATTGGTTTAGGGATAGATTTTACGGCTCGCGATTTACAAAAGAGCTTAAAGAAAAAAGGATTGCCATGGGAAAAGGCAAAATCTTTTGATGGCGCAGCAGTAATTGGTAAATGGATTTCGGTAAAAGATATAGAGGATGTAAACGCCATTGACTTTTCGTTAAAAAAGAATGAAAAAATTGTTCAAAGTGGAAATACAAGCCATATGCTTTGGGAAATTGATGAAATAATCGAATATGTATCAAAATATTTTACTTTAAAGATTGGAGATATTATATTTACAGGAACTCCGTCTGGAGTAGGCAGGGTTATTGCTAATGATAAATTAAAAGGATTTATAGAAGACAAAGAAATGTTTTCAATAACAGTTAAATAA
- a CDS encoding competence/damage-inducible protein A: MLAEIITIGDELLIGQVVDTNSAFIAKELNKIGVSVYQITSVQDDKTHILKALKDAEKSVDIIILTGGLGPTKDDITKKTIAEYFNDTLVKNALVLENIQRIWKLYIRQTLLQVNIDQAFIPSKAQVLMNKFGTAPGMWLEKDNKVFISLPGVPFEMKALIKDEVIPKLKKTFQFPFILHRTLLIYGLGESTLAARIEAWEDNLPKHIKLAYLPGLGRMRLRLSAKGFDSEKIKKEVQKEIDKVLPLVKDEFFGFEDHDATIEAIIGRQLIKMGKTLATAESFTGGKIAESITAIPGASNYFKGSAVTYASDAKVKVLGVSKQLIEDHSVVSSQVAEAMAKNALQLFDSDYAIATTGSAGPTKGDSDEEIGTAFIAIATKNEVYSEQFMLGNHRVRVINKGVNKAFEMLLKEILKN; the protein is encoded by the coding sequence ATGTTAGCCGAAATAATAACCATCGGCGATGAACTTCTCATTGGTCAGGTTGTAGATACTAATTCCGCTTTTATTGCAAAAGAACTTAATAAGATAGGCGTTTCTGTCTATCAGATCACGTCGGTACAAGATGATAAAACGCATATTTTAAAGGCGCTTAAGGATGCTGAAAAAAGTGTGGATATCATTATATTAACAGGTGGTTTGGGCCCAACTAAAGACGATATTACAAAAAAAACGATTGCTGAATATTTTAATGATACCCTCGTTAAGAATGCGCTTGTTTTAGAAAATATTCAACGTATTTGGAAATTATACATCAGGCAAACCCTATTACAAGTAAATATAGATCAAGCATTCATACCTTCAAAAGCCCAAGTGCTTATGAACAAGTTTGGGACAGCTCCAGGCATGTGGTTAGAAAAAGATAATAAAGTATTTATATCCTTACCAGGTGTGCCTTTCGAAATGAAAGCGTTAATAAAAGACGAAGTCATTCCGAAATTAAAAAAGACCTTCCAATTTCCATTTATATTACACCGCACACTTTTAATTTATGGCTTGGGCGAAAGCACTTTAGCGGCTAGAATTGAAGCTTGGGAAGATAACTTGCCAAAACATATAAAACTGGCGTATTTACCAGGTTTAGGTAGAATGCGATTACGTCTTTCTGCAAAAGGTTTTGATAGTGAAAAGATTAAAAAAGAGGTTCAGAAAGAGATAGATAAAGTGCTTCCATTAGTTAAAGATGAATTTTTTGGTTTTGAAGATCATGATGCGACTATAGAAGCTATAATTGGTAGACAGCTTATAAAAATGGGCAAAACCTTGGCAACTGCTGAGAGTTTTACAGGAGGAAAAATTGCCGAAAGTATTACAGCAATACCAGGAGCTTCCAATTATTTTAAAGGCAGCGCTGTTACTTATGCATCAGATGCTAAAGTGAAAGTTTTAGGAGTTTCAAAACAACTCATAGAAGACCATTCTGTAGTGAGCTCACAAGTAGCAGAAGCTATGGCTAAAAATGCCTTGCAATTATTTGATTCAGATTATGCCATTGCCACTACGGGTAGCGCAGGACCAACAAAAGGCGATTCAGACGAAGAAATAGGTACAGCATTTATTGCTATCGCTACCAAAAATGAGGTTTATTCAGAGCAATTTATGTTGGGTAACCATAGAGTGAGAGTCATAAATAAAGGGGTTAATAAAGCCTTCGAAATGCTGCTAAAAGAAATTTTAAAAAATTGA
- a CDS encoding SRPBCC family protein: protein MAVNIYHNLLIKASPKQVFDAVTKPEHLNNWWSLKSSGRPELGAEYNLNFTDDFNWYCKVSDVQKNTSIYFKMTKSDKDWEGTTFGFDLEPKDNATWLKFSHENWKMPNDNFKHSSFCWAMLLNGLKNYVEKGKIVPFQDRN, encoded by the coding sequence ATGGCCGTTAATATCTATCATAATCTTCTAATTAAAGCATCACCAAAGCAGGTTTTTGATGCCGTTACAAAACCTGAGCACCTTAATAATTGGTGGTCGCTTAAAAGTTCAGGAAGGCCAGAATTAGGAGCGGAGTACAATCTGAATTTTACTGATGATTTTAATTGGTACTGCAAGGTTTCCGACGTACAAAAGAATACTTCAATTTATTTCAAAATGACCAAATCTGATAAGGATTGGGAAGGCACTACCTTTGGTTTTGATTTAGAGCCAAAAGATAATGCCACATGGCTCAAGTTTAGTCATGAAAACTGGAAAATGCCAAATGACAATTTCAAACATTCCTCTTTTTGTTGGGCAATGCTTTTAAACGGACTTAAAAATTATGTTGAAAAAGGAAAAATTGTTCCTTTTCAAGACCGAAACTAG
- a CDS encoding glycosyltransferase family 2 protein: MKLSIVILNYNVRYFLELCLKSVEASLININAEIIVVDNNSEDGSCEMVKTTFPNVKLIENKENYGFSKGNNIGVAEAKGLYICILNPDTVVAEDTFLKLLAFADSTENLGIVGCRLINGAGDFLLESKRNTPYVKAAFKKLIGNPEDYYANHLKDNDIGKTDVLVGAFMLLKRSVFNEINGFDEDYFMYGEDIDMSYKSLKAGFDNYYFGKTSIIHFKGESTLRDKFYAKRFYSAMQIFYKKHFKKNILFDMFVWFGIRFVYVFRKKPVKQENHIERYYFVSDTLSKKVSKKLRKDVIFKMVVKDIEPNSEIIFDANYISYKEIISNIGCKNQNQSITFKILPCKSDFIIGSNDTISKGEVISIK; encoded by the coding sequence TTGAAACTCTCCATCGTCATTTTAAATTATAATGTCCGTTACTTTTTAGAACTTTGTCTAAAAAGTGTAGAAGCATCACTTATCAATATAAATGCAGAAATTATTGTAGTCGATAATAATTCTGAAGACGGTAGTTGCGAAATGGTGAAAACGACTTTCCCAAATGTTAAGCTAATTGAGAATAAAGAAAACTATGGCTTTTCAAAAGGTAATAATATTGGTGTCGCCGAGGCAAAGGGATTATATATATGTATTCTTAATCCAGACACTGTAGTGGCCGAAGATACCTTTTTAAAACTTTTAGCCTTCGCAGATAGTACTGAAAATCTTGGAATTGTTGGATGTAGGTTGATTAACGGTGCAGGAGATTTTCTGCTAGAAAGCAAACGCAATACCCCTTATGTAAAAGCGGCGTTTAAAAAGTTGATTGGGAATCCTGAAGATTATTATGCCAATCATTTAAAGGATAATGACATTGGAAAAACCGACGTTTTAGTGGGTGCTTTTATGTTACTAAAAAGAAGCGTTTTCAACGAAATTAATGGATTTGATGAAGATTATTTTATGTATGGTGAAGATATTGATATGTCTTACAAGTCATTAAAAGCGGGATTCGACAATTATTATTTTGGCAAAACGAGCATTATCCATTTTAAGGGCGAAAGCACATTAAGGGATAAGTTTTACGCAAAACGCTTCTATAGTGCCATGCAAATTTTTTATAAAAAGCATTTTAAGAAAAACATATTATTTGATATGTTTGTATGGTTCGGAATTCGGTTCGTTTATGTTTTTAGAAAAAAACCAGTTAAGCAAGAGAATCATATAGAAAGATATTATTTCGTTTCGGATACTTTGAGTAAAAAAGTGAGTAAAAAATTGCGCAAAGATGTCATTTTTAAAATGGTTGTAAAGGATATCGAGCCTAATTCTGAAATTATATTTGATGCCAATTATATAAGTTATAAAGAGATAATTAGTAATATAGGTTGTAAAAACCAGAATCAAAGCATAACCTTTAAAATCTTACCCTGTAAGTCCGATTTTATTATAGGAAGCAATGACACAATAAGTAAAGGTGAGGTTATAAGTATAAAATAG